Genomic segment of Paenalkalicoccus suaedae:
AATCGAGCTGGAAAAGGGTTAGGCGTTCATCGCTTTGATTCTGTAGATGCGTTAAAGCGCGCACTAGATCAAAAAGAAATCGAACCGTCTGTGGATGGAATTATGCTCTTACAGGAATACATCGCAGCTCCAGACCAGACGATCACTCGCTGCGAATTTATTGGTGGAAAGTTTATGTACGCGGTACGCGTCGATACATCCGAGGGCTTTGAGCTCTGCCCAGCAGATGCCTGCCAAATCAGCGATCAATTTTGCCCAACGGACGGATCGACACCAAAAGCAAAATTTGAAATTATCTCAGACTTCACTAGTCCTATGATTAAAAAGTACGAGAACTTTTTACAAGCGAATAATATCGCATTTGCAGGAATTGAGCACATAACAGATGCAAATGGCGTCTCATTCACGTATGATGTGAATACAAACACGAATTATAATCCTCAAGCAGAGGAGCAGGCACAACTATTTGGTATGAAGCAGCTTGCTGCCGAGCTAAAGC
This window contains:
- a CDS encoding ATP-grasp domain-containing protein, which gives rise to MSKLYIIHENDEWTAPLKAALEEQGVPHEDWHLDRGVVPLDEAPPEGVFYNRMSASSHSRGHRYAPELTAATIEWLESNNRRVLNGTRALQLEVSKVAQYQALKQFDIKVPRTIAAVGEEELLAAAEKMPTPFITKHNRAGKGLGVHRFDSVDALKRALDQKEIEPSVDGIMLLQEYIAAPDQTITRCEFIGGKFMYAVRVDTSEGFELCPADACQISDQFCPTDGSTPKAKFEIISDFTSPMIKKYENFLQANNIAFAGIEHITDANGVSFTYDVNTNTNYNPQAEEQAQLFGMKQLAAELKQELLQPQSLR